Proteins from a single region of Microaerobacter geothermalis:
- a CDS encoding DUF4250 family protein, whose product MYGHQFYRFPVEKRVKFINTELKQGRFNTLEELADDMFLDAEEMKNELKKYGYYFVPEVNQFVHGVGA is encoded by the coding sequence ATGTACGGCCATCAGTTCTATCGGTTTCCCGTTGAAAAAAGGGTTAAATTTATAAATACAGAGTTGAAACAAGGTCGTTTTAATACATTGGAAGAACTGGCGGATGATATGTTTCTGGATGCGGAAGAAATGAAAAATGAGCTTAAAAAATACGGATATTATTTTGTCCCAGAGGTCAATCAATTTGTTCATGGTGTTGGAGCATGA
- a CDS encoding sensor domain-containing diguanylate cyclase gives MDKETAEHHFETSKFKEVVMQSKDIIYYCLVKPKPQVLFVNAALEQYFGPGSVKQCYEQPEYFYRRLHPDFRDIIQKKWSGDFDYDKPIIQCWLDENGRERWFEELATPVYENGELIAMHGILRNIDEWIQLQKDLEYRISHDALTGAFSRNFFERMMKRYDDEVDVPMAIILCDLDELKTVNDHFGHREGDRLIKEAAKILMNFQSEKVLVSRIGGDEFAILVIEMELSEVKKLVEKMDEAINGYNNRDWPMKMSYGYAFSRSSKGNMERLFEEADRNMYDNKFGKKG, from the coding sequence ATGGATAAAGAAACTGCCGAACATCATTTCGAAACATCGAAGTTTAAAGAGGTCGTGATGCAATCGAAAGACATCATTTATTACTGCCTTGTCAAGCCAAAGCCGCAAGTGTTGTTTGTCAATGCGGCTTTGGAACAGTATTTCGGTCCAGGCTCAGTAAAACAATGCTATGAGCAACCCGAATACTTTTACCGCCGTTTGCACCCTGATTTCCGTGACATCATCCAGAAAAAATGGAGCGGGGATTTCGACTATGACAAGCCCATCATTCAATGTTGGCTGGATGAAAATGGACGAGAACGGTGGTTTGAAGAGCTGGCCACGCCAGTTTACGAAAACGGAGAGCTGATTGCGATGCATGGCATTCTCCGAAACATCGATGAGTGGATCCAGCTTCAAAAAGATCTGGAGTATCGGATCTCGCATGACGCTTTGACGGGGGCTTTTAGCAGGAATTTTTTTGAGAGGATGATGAAACGATACGACGATGAAGTAGACGTTCCTATGGCGATCATCCTATGCGACCTGGACGAACTGAAAACGGTGAATGATCACTTCGGGCACAGGGAAGGGGATCGGCTTATCAAGGAAGCCGCCAAAATACTGATGAATTTTCAGTCGGAAAAAGTGCTTGTTTCGAGAATTGGCGGCGACGAGTTTGCCATCCTGGTCATCGAAATGGAATTATCGGAAGTGAAAAAGCTGGTTGAAAAAATGGATGAAGCCATCAATGGCTACAATAACAGGGATTGGCCGATGAAGATGTCCTATGGCTACGCTTTTTCCCGCTCGTCCAAAGGAAACATGGAGCGATTATTCGAGGAAGCGGATCGAAACATGTATGACAACAAGTTTGGGAAAAAGGGATGA
- a CDS encoding TnsD family transposase — protein MLVFFPAPYPDELLYSVCARYRKLTGDSSPKNLLQDLFGKNNVLASVDLPSHIGALVARLPVGSKITAERLVMDHTMYPFYSAFLPPKQARSVLEAMVSGSGKRIYAQAGVMASSIRTSPTFRYCPLCFQEDLKRYGELYWHRMHHIPGWDVCVKHGTWLNNSKVALWQMNKHVFAEPTEEVCPLDQVAYITDSELLSHYRSIGNGIEALLTQRFPHRPLDWFQRHYEARLRQKHYASLVSGKVDQAMLQRDFVQYYRKEFLERLQSSLRGESNWLAMMARKHRKSFHPLRHLLLMNFLGVTLDEMFYQDEQCKPFGDGPWVCLNPAAEHYQQAVVTDLVLSTCEKTREVIGTFSCSCGFVYTRRAGDRDPNKISRVKQYGETWERECLRLANEGFSLREIGRRLHADPKTVKKHIRGKEVKDGRRNSQRERDRIEWLSLQQQHPNLSKTELRKLNPALYARLYRNDRIWLDKHSPETNNKKTRNVRVDWNQRDLEVLAKIQHAASQILESNGKPKRLTVSRIGAIAGVRPLLEKHLDRLPETKQYLEQMVESEEQFRWRKIQWAIEELKRQGEPLQEWKVLRKAGIRKEHAPMELLRQLDSIFIEKAARICYDDLIPLDVWKKERS, from the coding sequence TGTGCCCGTTATCGCAAGCTGACAGGAGATTCAAGTCCCAAGAACCTGCTTCAGGATTTGTTCGGCAAGAACAACGTCCTGGCTTCCGTGGATTTGCCGTCCCATATCGGGGCATTGGTCGCTCGGCTTCCCGTCGGTTCCAAAATAACGGCGGAACGATTGGTCATGGATCACACGATGTATCCTTTTTATTCCGCTTTTCTTCCTCCGAAGCAAGCAAGATCGGTTTTGGAGGCGATGGTCAGCGGAAGCGGCAAACGGATTTATGCCCAGGCGGGAGTCATGGCGAGTTCGATTCGCACCTCGCCAACCTTTCGCTACTGCCCCCTTTGTTTTCAGGAGGATTTGAAGCGGTACGGTGAATTGTATTGGCATCGCATGCATCACATTCCTGGCTGGGATGTGTGCGTCAAACATGGAACGTGGCTGAACAACAGCAAGGTTGCCCTGTGGCAAATGAACAAACATGTGTTTGCGGAACCGACGGAAGAAGTTTGTCCTTTGGATCAGGTTGCGTACATAACGGATTCGGAACTGCTTTCGCATTACCGTTCCATAGGCAACGGCATTGAAGCCTTGCTCACGCAACGTTTTCCTCATCGGCCGCTCGATTGGTTTCAGAGGCATTATGAAGCCAGGCTTCGGCAAAAGCATTATGCTTCCCTTGTCAGCGGGAAAGTGGATCAAGCAATGCTTCAACGGGATTTTGTTCAATACTACAGAAAGGAGTTTTTGGAACGATTACAGTCCAGCTTGCGGGGAGAAAGCAATTGGCTGGCGATGATGGCCAGAAAGCATCGGAAATCCTTTCATCCTTTGCGGCATCTGCTTTTGATGAATTTTTTGGGTGTCACGCTTGATGAAATGTTTTATCAGGATGAGCAGTGCAAGCCGTTTGGGGATGGACCGTGGGTTTGCTTGAATCCTGCGGCGGAGCATTATCAACAAGCGGTTGTCACAGATTTGGTTCTTAGCACATGTGAAAAGACCAGGGAGGTGATTGGGACATTTTCTTGTTCCTGTGGTTTTGTTTATACAAGAAGAGCTGGAGATAGAGATCCGAACAAAATATCCAGAGTGAAACAATATGGGGAGACATGGGAACGCGAATGCCTGCGGTTGGCTAACGAAGGATTCAGTTTGCGAGAAATTGGGCGGCGGCTTCATGCGGATCCCAAGACCGTTAAGAAGCATATCAGGGGAAAGGAAGTAAAGGATGGACGGCGAAATTCACAACGGGAACGGGATCGAATCGAGTGGCTGTCCCTTCAACAACAGCATCCGAATTTATCCAAAACCGAGCTTCGGAAACTGAATCCTGCACTGTACGCCCGTTTGTATCGAAATGATCGGATTTGGCTCGATAAGCATTCCCCTGAAACCAACAATAAGAAGACCAGGAACGTTCGGGTCGATTGGAATCAACGCGATCTTGAAGTGCTGGCGAAAATTCAGCATGCCGCAAGTCAAATTCTTGAATCCAACGGAAAGCCCAAAAGATTGACAGTGAGCAGAATCGGGGCAATTGCTGGTGTCAGACCTTTACTGGAGAAACATTTGGATCGCCTGCCCGAAACCAAACAATATCTGGAGCAAATGGTTGAAAGTGAAGAACAGTTTCGATGGCGAAAAATTCAGTGGGCTATTGAGGAGTTGAAACGGCAAGGCGAACCATTGCAGGAATGGAAAGTGCTCAGAAAAGCGGGCATTCGCAAGGAACATGCTCCAATGGAATTGCTTAGGCAACTTGATTCGATTTTCATTGAGAAAGCGGCAAGAATTTGTTATGATGATCTCATCCCATTGGATGTTTGGAAAAAGGAAAGAAGTTAA